In Pseudomonas oryzihabitans, the DNA window CGCTGGAAGGCAACCTGATCGGTCCGCTGATCGATGCCGCCAGCTTCCAGGCCATGCAGGGTGCGCTGGAACAGGCGCGTGGTGAGGGCGGGGTGGTCTACGGCGGTGAGCGTCAGCTGGCTGAGCAGTATCCCGAGGCCTACTACGTGGCCCCGGCCATCGTCGAGATGCCCGAGCAGAGCGAGGCGGTACGCCACGAGACCTTCGCCCCCATTCTCTATGTGCTGACCTACGACGATTTCGACGAGGCGGTAGCGCTGAACAACGCCGTGCCCCAGGGCCTGTCGTCCTGCATCTTCACCACCGACGTGCGTGAGGCCGAGGCCTTCATGTCGGCGACTGGCAGCGACTGCGGCATCGCCAACGTCAATATCGGGCCTAGCGGTGCCGAGATCGGTGGCGCCTTCGGTGGCGAGAAGGAAACCGGTGGCGGTCGCGAATCGGGCTCCGACGCCTGGAAGGCCTACATGCGCCGCCAGACCAACACCGTCAACTACTCCCGCGAACTGCCGCTGGCCCAGGGCATCGTGTTCGACTGAGTGGATCCGCCAGGAGCGCCGAGAATGCAGTTGCGTGAGGAGTGCCTGTGGGAGCGGCTGTATCCGGCGATGCCCGGAGCCCCGCTGCAGGGCGAGCGTGACACCGAGGTCTGCGTCATCGGCGGTGGCTACACCGGCCTGTCCACCGGGCTGCACCTGGCCCAGGCCGGGCGGCGGGTGGTGGTACTGGAGGCCCATGGCGTCGGCCATGGCGGCTCCGGGCGCAATGTCGGGCTGGTCAATGCCGGCATGTGGATCCCGCCGGACGAGGCGGTGGCGACCCTGGGACAGGAGGTTGGGGAGCGCTTGCTGGGGGTGATGGGCGATGCGCCGAGTCAGGTGTTCGGTCTCATCGAGCGCTATGGCATCGACTGCCAGCCACGCCGCGCCGGCACCCTGCACATGGCGCACAGCGCCAAGGGCCTGGCCGATCTGGGTCAACGTGCCGAGCAATGGCAACGGCGCGGTGCGCGGGTCGAGTTACTGGAAGGCGAGGCCTGCTACAGCGCCTGCGGCACGCGCGATATCAGCGGGGCCCTGCTCGATCACCGCGCCGGTACCCTGGTGCCCATGGGCTACGCCCTGGGACTGGCCAGGGCGCTGCGCCAGGAGGGCGGCGAACTGTTCGAGCAGAGCGCGGTGCAGCGTCTGCAGCGCGTGGGTGATCGCTGGCAGGTGGAAACCTCCCAGGGGCGGGTTACCGCCGACCAGGTGGTGATCGCTTCCAACGCCTACACCGAAGGCGAATGGACCCGTCTGCGCAAGCAGTTCTTTCCTGGCTACTACTATCAGGTGGCGTCCCAGCCTCTCGGGGCGGAAGCGGACTTCATCCTGCCTCAGGGGCGTGGCTCCTGGGATACCCGCACGGTGCTCAGCAGCATCCGGCGCGATGCCGATGGCCGCCTGCTCCTGGGTAGTCTCGGCAACATGGCGGGACGCCCGGCCGGTTTCATCCGCGCCTGGGCCGACCGCATCCAGCGGCACTATTTCCCCTCGCTCGGGCGGGTGGAATGGGAGTGCACCTGGACGGGCCAGATCGGTTTCACCCCCGATCACCTGATGCGGCTGTTCGAGCCGGCACCGGGGTTGCTCGCGGTGACCGGCTACAACGGTCGCGGAGTTACCACGGGCACGGTGGTGGGGCAGGCCTTTGCCCGCTATCTGTGCAGTGGCGATCGGCAGGACCTGCCCATGCCGCTGGCTTCGCTGGATTCCAACCCGGTAGGACAGTGGCGCAGCCTGATGTACGAGGCCGGCTTTACCCTCTATCACGCGGGGCAGTGTCTGCGCGTGGTGCTCTAAAGACCTTGCAGCCCGCCCGGCAACCGCTCTGGTCGGGCCCCTCAAGCGGCCGATTTGCGCATCCCAACCTGTGCAAGTCGGCCGTTTTTCTTTTGCTGTTTCGTTGATCTAGCCACCAGCCGAAACCGATTGATCCGCCTCGTTACGCCCGAAACAGACCATGGTTACTTTGGTGGCGCAGGATGGGGGCGATGTTACGTTTTGGTGCGAAACAGGTGCAACCGGGTTGCTATCTGGTAACAAACCTCTGCCTTTTACCCGTTCTACTGCTACCGCTGGAGGTCTTTATCCCGACCAATATCCTGACTAAGACGAAAGTCTAAAACGGCGACGGGTCCACTGGTTGCGGCCCTCGCCGTGGCAGGCCAGGACATTTCGCTCCCTGTCGTACCGGCAAATGGCCTTTGCGCTAGGGACACAGCTGAGTGATGGCATAGGCTTTGCTCTGGCGAGAGAGCCAACCACCCTCTGGAGCAAACCTCCCATGTCGAAGATTTACAGAAAAGGCATTCTGGCTCTCGCTATCGGTTCTGCGTTCACTCTCTCCTCCCTGGCGCATGCCGACATCGTGATCGGTGTCGCGGGTCCCTATACCGGGGCCAGTGCCGCCTACGGCGAGCAGTTCTGGAAGGGCGCTACCCAGGCGGCGGAGGACATCAATGCCGCCGGTGGCATCAATGGCGAGAAGATCAAGCTGGTGCAGGGCGACGACGCCTGCGAGCCCAAGCAGGCCGTGGCCGTGGCCAACCGCCTGGTGGACTCCGAGAAGGTCAAGGCCGTGATCGGCCACTTCTGCTCCTCCAACACCATGCCTGCCTCGGAGATCTACGACGAAGCCGGCATCATTTCCATCACCCCGGCGTCCACCAACCCCAAGATCACCGAGCGTGGCCTGACGGGTGTGTTCCGCATGTGCGGGCGTGACGACCAGCAGGGCATCGTGGCCGGCGACTACATCGTCGATACCCTCAAGGCCAAGAAGGTCGCCATCATCCACGACAAGGACACCTACGGTCAGGGCCTGGCCGACGCGACCAAGGCGCAACTCAACAAGCGCGGCGTGAAAGAGGTGCTCTACG includes these proteins:
- a CDS encoding branched-chain amino acid ABC transporter substrate-binding protein is translated as MSKIYRKGILALAIGSAFTLSSLAHADIVIGVAGPYTGASAAYGEQFWKGATQAAEDINAAGGINGEKIKLVQGDDACEPKQAVAVANRLVDSEKVKAVIGHFCSSNTMPASEIYDEAGIISITPASTNPKITERGLTGVFRMCGRDDQQGIVAGDYIVDTLKAKKVAIIHDKDTYGQGLADATKAQLNKRGVKEVLYEGLTRGEKDFNSLVTKIRASGADVVYFGGLHPEAGPLVRQMREQGVTAKFVSGDGIVSLDLVTTAGGPQYTKGVLMTFGADPLKNPAGKTVVETLRKSGYEPEGYTLYSYASLQAVAAAFNGIKGTDGTKAAEWLKAHSVNTVLGEKSWDSKGDLKVSDYVMYEWDDKGKYNQLP
- a CDS encoding NAD(P)/FAD-dependent oxidoreductase translates to MQLREECLWERLYPAMPGAPLQGERDTEVCVIGGGYTGLSTGLHLAQAGRRVVVLEAHGVGHGGSGRNVGLVNAGMWIPPDEAVATLGQEVGERLLGVMGDAPSQVFGLIERYGIDCQPRRAGTLHMAHSAKGLADLGQRAEQWQRRGARVELLEGEACYSACGTRDISGALLDHRAGTLVPMGYALGLARALRQEGGELFEQSAVQRLQRVGDRWQVETSQGRVTADQVVIASNAYTEGEWTRLRKQFFPGYYYQVASQPLGAEADFILPQGRGSWDTRTVLSSIRRDADGRLLLGSLGNMAGRPAGFIRAWADRIQRHYFPSLGRVEWECTWTGQIGFTPDHLMRLFEPAPGLLAVTGYNGRGVTTGTVVGQAFARYLCSGDRQDLPMPLASLDSNPVGQWRSLMYEAGFTLYHAGQCLRVVL